ATTAATCAAGCAATTGAAATATATTTGACGATTTCCAACAAACATGCTAGATATCAAAGTTTTAGCTGTGTAGTTAGCCTGAAAAGAGGCATTGTTGAAACTCACTCATATGCTTGCAGtgtaaaaaaaaagggggggtgAATGTGAATAATACCCCCAACCAAGGAGCAACTTCCAAAGAAGCTGAGAAGTTAACCATCAATGAGCCAGCTACAGGACAACATTGTCCGCATCCTCACATCTAAAATCAAAAAGAGCGCAGATGACATCATGGATTTGGTGAAAAAGAACACTATCAGTATTGTTAACCTGAAGACGATTGATTTCAATGCTGAGTAAGTAAACTCTGAAGCAGCAGAACGCAACATTGAAAATTCAGGATGCAAAGCAGGAGAAGAAACTCACTGAAATGGAGTCAAAGGTAAACGAGAATGACCGGTATGGTCGGAGATGGAATCTTCGACTTTATGGAATAGCAGAAATATCTGAAGAGAACATCAACGCAAGAGTGAAGGACATTTGCAGGGCAATAGTCCCGGAGGAGGAGCAAAATGTTGCAGGTTCTCTGGATGCAGTGCACCGCCTGGGTAGGCTGAGAGATGGGGAAAACAAACAACCAGCCACCACGACCAGTGATCATGAGATTCATCTCCAGGACAGCGAGGGATATGACATGGAAAAGTGCAAAGAAAAATTACTATTTAAAAAAAGAACAAACTGAGGCTCAAGAAGGATCTGACAGCATTTGACGAAGCTCGGAATAGTCTGTGGCCGATTGAAAGAGCAAGGAAGGAAGGGAAAAGTGCAAACTTTGCGGGAGCCAAGGCTTTGTTAATGGAAGGGAAATTCACGGAATTTTCAAGGTGTTTCAGCACTTGGCAATGAATTTATACTATGTCAACTGGCTGATACCACCATACTTTTAAGAAACAGGAATGAGGTTTATAATGCAGTTTCCTGTATTGAAGACTTTTCCTTAGTTGCTggtttcaaaataatatttccaCTCAAGGATTGTGTTTTACAGGAAGTATATGGTATCCCAGTTAAAGATAAGGTGACTTATCTTGGAATTGGTATATGCAAGGATGAAAAACAAAGGAGTGAATTAAACGTTAAGCCCATTATTGAGAAAACTAAGAAATTGAACCTCTGGTTGCTTAGAGATATTTTGTTATACGGTTGTGTTTTATTTTCCAAAGCTGAAGGGTTATCCAGATCGGTGTATGTCTCGTCATTACTTGAATTATCCCCTAAAATTGTAGAGGACTTAGATGagattctttattttatttggaGGAACAAGCCTCACTATCTACGAAAAGATATTCTCACTAATACCCAAGAACAAGGACGTCTTGTGGTGTTTAAGATTTCAATActctaaataatacttttaaaatAAATTGGATTCTGAAGTATGTTAAGAACAGTATTTGGAATGTCTTCCCTAAGTATTTATTTGACTCTGGTGGTTTTGAATTTTTGCTTCGATATAATTTAGATGTTGATAAAATCCCAGAACAGTTGGCCAAATTCCAAAAGCAGGCAAATGTAGCTTGGATGTTAGCgtataaacacaatttttttccCCTCACAGATACTTTACATGGAACAACAAATATATACGATTtaaaaaataagtatttttcATAACAGTTTTGAAAATAAAATTATTTTGGTTGGTCAGTTATTGAATGAGGATGGATATCTACTCTCATACAGGGAATTTCTTGACAAGTTTAAAATATGCAATTGTTTTTGATGCAATTCCAAAGGAGGTTGTATCTCTTTTAAATTCCTCTGTGGTTGATGTAAGTAACATAGATTTACATGAATATATTCATTGGCAATATTAACATCAAAGATAAATGTAGTTATAAACAGATTAGGAATATTGTTTGATACTACAATTCCCTCAAGATTCTTTTGGTCAAACATCTATGGTGAAATACAATGGGGGAAAGCATGGAAAATTGCTAACAAATATTGTATCAGTAACAAGGTGAAGGAAGTTTCATTTAAAATGTTGCATAGAACCTATCCTGTGAAACATGTTTTGGCAAGATTCAAGCTGAATATTGActataaatgtgatttctgtggaATGGAGGAGACCATTTAGCATTTGTTTTTATAGTAGAATTTGCCATACAGAATTTTGTTACAAAAAAAAATAGGACTTGTACTAGTTCATGGTTTTGCTATAATGATTTATTTGAGGTATTTTGATGTAGGTAAAGATGTAGTATATTTAATTAAACTGCTAATAATACTAGGTCAATTTCATATTCAGAAATGCAAATGGTCTAATTCAAAAACCTAACTTATTTCACTTTATAAATTAATTTAAATAATACGGCACTACTTTAactaaaatgaaaaacaaaaaggCAATTAAAATTTGTATTATTGATTTGTTTGTTTAGGATTCCTGGAAATGTAAATAGTTTATGTATGCTTATTTGCATGTGACTATTCCTCTGTTAtttgttaataaaaaaatatttaaaaaaacaaacacttatacacaaggacagtcacacattTAAAATACGAtatacaaacaaaaaacaatacacGAACAAAGGAAAGAGGACATTTTCTTGATATGGTAGCGAATCCGGAGGATAGCCCCGACCGGGACTCAAACCTGGATCTAGCAgctgtcaagccaacaccttaatCATTACACAAAGAGGTCCAAACTACTTGAGTTCGGGTGGTgttgtgttaaagggatagttcaggatTTTatcaatgaagccctttatctacttccccagagtcagatgaactcggaGACCATTTTTAGGTATCTGCGTCCAGTATGATGGAAGTTAAGAGGTACTTTCGCGAGCCAACGCTAACTAGCTGTACCCATAGCCTTTTAGTCATTGCACTAACACTAGTTAGAAATTGGCTTGTGAAACTACCTTTAACTTCTTTAATACTGGACACAGACATACAGCTGGtctccatgagttcatctgactggggaagtagataaagggtctcattgccaaaatccagaagtatccctttaatataTTAATAGGAAATAGATTGATTTCTAAGTTGCAGAATGTGTCCCACTTCTCACTAATGCACTAGTGTGGGCTTATTTTGTTCTTTTATGTCACCTACCATTTAGACAACCTAATGCAGAGCCTCTGACACTAATAGAATACATTGTTTTGTTGGCCattacagacctacagtatgaTAGAGAGAAATATTTGACATACAGTCATTTCCGTTTCATGTTTTACAGCATTGTCTGAGTAACATGGAGAGAAGGCAGATTCAGACAAATGATctccatgtttaaatgttttccctaCAGACATCTACTCCCTGAATTACATCTACACTGCTCTGTCAAAGCCACTAGAATTGcctggtatccatgagttcactGCCATGGGTCTGATGAATGACAAACAGATTGATTACTATGACAGTGTGGCAAAGAAGAAGATTCCCAAACAGGACTGGATGAGGGAGAAACTGCCAGCAGACTACTGGGATAAAGGCACTCAGTCACGCAAGAGCAAGGAGCAGTGGTTCAAAGTTAATGTCGATATCTTGATGAAGCGCATGAGGCACAACAACACTGGTGAGGGATCACCTGCAATTTGTCCTACGCTCACCGTTAATCTTTTAAAATTGTAGGTCATTAGTTATCCATGTATATTGTCATCATTGACCGTCTTTTTCATTTGTTTTTCCTCTCAGATGTCCATATCCTTCAGTGGAAACATGGCTGTGAGGTTGACCAACAGAGTGACGGCACATTGAAATTCATAAAGGGCACAGACCAGTACAGCTACGATGGTGACGACTTCCTGGCCTTTGATGATGCCAATATGCAGTGGGTGGCCCCAGTTGTTCAAGCTCAGCCGACTAAGAGGAAGTGGGACGGGGTCCAGATCCTCAACCAGTACACCAAGGGCTACCTGGAGAAGGAGTGTGTGGACTGGCTTTCCAAATTTATGGCATACGAGGACAAAGAATTCAGTAGGGCTGATTGTGAGTACTTAAATAGTATAGcctaacaaacaaaaacaaccatTTGTACATATGAGATCAGAAATGATAttaatgttctctgtttattccCTCTTTAGCCCCTCCAAGGGTCTATGTATTTGCTAAAAAGGCCAAAACTGCAGGTCATGTCCGACTGACCTGCATGGCCACAGGTTTCTATCCCAAAGATGTAGAAATGCATATTAAGAAGAATGGTGTTCCATTGACCGAACGTGATGGAGTGCAGTCTACAGGAGTCCTACCCAATGATGATGACACCTACCAGATCAGGATGAGTGTGCAGATCCCAGAGGCAGATAAGGAAACTTATGAATGTTATGTCGACCATAGAACTTTGAAGAAGCCAATTGTGGGAAAATGGGGTAAAGTATGGCTAATTTGGTTTAGTgttgattgtttcctgtgtcaatAACACTAAACCATCTTAATTTGAACTGAACAGCATACTAACAGCTTTGCAAATGAAGCAGGAACAAAACTGATGTTAGCTTCTGGTTACATATTGTTGCTTTTTATAAATACTCTGCCTTTTGTTTTGCAGATGGAATATGTTGTGATTGCAGAAGTTTCGGTGCTGTAGTCATTGGGGCAGTCATCGCCATTATTGTAGTTCTGATCTTGATTTCGGTGGTCCTGTTTGTTCTGCACAAAAGAGGGACAATTGGTAGGTCTTGATTTATATCAATTCAatagtttttgtttttgttaaatGTTAAGAAAATATGAATCAACGGTACTGCTATGAAAGGTGGGAACTACGGCCTAAATCCATATGCATTATAACATTTCTATGTATTTTTCTCTTTACACATCAAAGTGATTCCTGGCTTGAGAACTAGAGGTTAGTATCGcagcctctccctctgtctgtataCAGcacattcgggaaagtattcagaccccttggctttttcaaCATTtggttttgttacagccttattctaaaatggattacattgtttcTTCCCCCTCTTCAATCTGCAcactgttaggttctaattttcagagtaaataactctgTCACTAGAGAAGCTTAGCCAAGGTTCATTCTTCCCAAGGGTCGATACAGCTATAATTCAGACAGACATGGCTTCCCCCGTGGTAGTATTCGTACCCCACTTTGGGTGGAGTCTCCTCCTTATCTCTAAACATTGCATTATTCttgctaagtggggagctaagtGATATGAGCCTTCAACGGTTTATCACTACTGCTACATGCGATTGTGTTCCCTGCACTCAACACCTTCCAAGCTTAGTTGCACctactatataccttcctcctataacccttaACTTCTTGTGTAGACCCTCTTAACCTTAGCGCTCCATCAGTGACATTAATTAGTATACCTGTATTTCATATTCTCTAAACCcaacaacacaataccccataaggacaaaacAAAAACGGGTTTAGACATGTTTTGCaaattatggaaatgtgaaactGAAATAagacatttacacaagtatttagcgattacagccttgagtcttcttgggtgtgacgctacaagcttggcacaccggtatttggtttttctctgcagatcctctcaagcactgtcaggttgtatggggtGCGTCGATGCATAGTTGTTTTcatgtctccagagatgtttgatcaggttcaagtctagGCTCctgctgggtcactcaaggacattcagagccttgtcccaaagccactcctgcgttgtcttggctgtgtgcttggggacGTTGGCCTGTTGGAacgtgaacctttgccccagtctgaggtcctgtactttgctccgctcaTCTTTACCTCAATTttgactcgtctcccagtccctgccactgaaaatcctccccacagcatgatgatgctgccaccaccatgcttcaccgtagggatggtgccaggtttcctcccgacgtgacacttggcattcaggccaaagagttcaatcttggttcatcagagcagagtatcttgtttctcatggtcagagccctttaagtgccttttggcaaactccaagcaagctgtcatgtccttttactgaggagtggcttccatctggccactaccataaaggcctgattggtagtgtggttgtccttctggaaggttctcgcaTCTCCACAttggatctctggagctctgtcagagtgaccattaggttcttggtcacctcctggAGGCAactgttcttggagaccttctatacagcagacatttttttggtacccttccccaggacAATTCctctgacctcatggcttggtttttgctcggacatgtcacctgtgggaccttatatagacaggcgtgtgcctttccaaatcatgtccaatcaattgaatttaccacaggtggactccaatcaaattgtagaaacatctcaaggatgattaatggaaatacgatgcacctgagctctatttcaattcttatagcaaagggtctgaatagttgggtaaataaggtatttctgttatttatgTTTATAAATTAACTAAAAATGTatcgctttttcattatggggtattgtgtgtagatttttaattttttttaatcaattttataataaggctgaaacttaacaaaatgtggtaaaaggggaaggggtctgaatactttccgaatccaCTGTACATGTCATTTATCAACATAATGGTTGATTGTTACATATAACATACTTTTGACATTAGTTATAAGGACAATATGATGCTTTAATATCAGAACAACAATCTGGCCATCCAACTTAAAAAGGTGTTCAATGTAACAACCAATACTGTTTAGATTTACCTTTGGGTTTTGAATAAGATCCCATTTATTCTGAACAATTCTGAAACACTTTAGTCATTCATTCAACTCCTATTACAACATGATCTTATTGTACTGAAACTTTTACTTTACTGAAACAGATATTTTTGTAATCTCTGGAATGAAAGGAGTGACTGTTTTCTCCCTTTTATTAGCCACGGATGATGAAAGCAGAACCTCATCAGACTCTGGTAATCTAATATCCGTTGACCCATAATAAATCAGAAAATACATTAAGCAgaagcttttatccaaagcgacttacagtcatgtgtCCATACTTAATATCAATCCAAGAATTAGATTGTATTTGTTTTCTAATTACTTTTGAGACTGTAGAAAGACTGTTTCCCTCTGCCACTATTTCAGATCAAGGCAGCCAGAACGCAGGGTCCTCGGAAAGAGGCAGTGAGGAGGACGTTAAGAAGTCAATGTTGCCTCAGGGAAGTAAGTCTAGATTGATATCAACCCTTCTGCCACCTCTTCTTCAACTTGCAATTTGGATGGTTGAATAATTCAGTGATATCCAACTCAAGTCTTATAGGGTTCTTCTGGTTTCCTCTTATATTGAAATGTCGCTGGTTTATTACCAAAATAATTTCCTAACGAGTAATTATGGAGATGGCATAAAACGAGTGTGAATTATATGCTGCTTTGGTTTGTCACTTAGAATTGGTTACTTGAATGTAATAAATACATTTCCTTTGTTGATCTTACAAAGTTTGCATTTATCAATAAATAGACAGTTAAGAACATAAGGAATATCACTTTCAAAATGTCACGGATAACACTTGATTTATCACCAAAATACAAAGTTAAAGATCCAACCCACTGGTTGGTTAATTTAATAAcatttttattcaacctttatttaactagtcaagtcagttaagaacaaattcttatttataatgacggcctagcccggccaaaccctaatcaGGAcggtgctgggccaattgttcgcccccttatgggactcacaatcacggcctgttgtgatacagcctggaatcaaaccagggtctgtagtgacgcgtcTAGCActcagatgcagtgccttaaactgcTGCACCACTCAGAAGCCCAAATGTGAGGAAAAACCATAGTTGGTATTTGACACCATCCATTTGTAATTAGAGCTGAGTCATGTCAATTATTGTCATGGGTAatattgtacagtgccttgcaaaagtattcggcccccttgaactttgcgacctttttgccacatttcaggcttcaaacataaagatataaaactgtatttttttgtgaagaatcaacaagtgggacacaatcatgaagtggaacgacatttattggatatttcaaacttttttaacaaatcaaaaactgaaaaattgggcgtgcaaaattattcagcccccttaagttaatactttgtagcgccaccttttgctgcgattacagctgtaagtcgcttggggtatgtctctatcagttttgcacatcgagagactgacattttttcccattcctccttgcaaaacagctcgagctcagtgaggttggatggagagcatttgaacagcagttttcagttctttccacagattctcgattggattcaggtctggactttgacttggccattctaacacctggatatgtttatttttgaaccattccattgtagattttgctttatgttttggatcattgtcttgttggaagacaagtctccgtcccagtctcaggtcttttgcagactccatcaggttttcttccagaatggtcctgtatttggctccatccatcttccaatcaattttaaccatcttccctgtccctgctgaagaaaagcaggcccaaaccatgatgctgccaccaccatgtttgacagtggggatagtgtgttcagggtgatgagctgtgttgcttttacgccaaacataacgttttgcattgttgccaaaaagttcaattttggtttcatctgaccagagcaccttttccacatgtttggtgtgtctcccaggtggcttgtggcaaactttaaacgacactttttatggatatctttaagaaatggctttcttcttgccactcttccataaaggccagatttgtgcaatatacaactgattgttgtccaatggacagtctcccacctcagctgtagatctctgcagttcatccagagtgatcatgggcctcttggctgcatctctgatcagtcttctccttgtatgagctggaagtttagagggacggccaggtcttggtagatttgcagtggtctgatactcccatt
This genomic interval from Oncorhynchus clarkii lewisi isolate Uvic-CL-2024 chromosome 18, UVic_Ocla_1.0, whole genome shotgun sequence contains the following:
- the LOC139373485 gene encoding class I histocompatibility antigen, F10 alpha chain-like isoform X2 produces the protein MYRSNFMFFVLYFSLECICLSQSDIYSLNYIYTALSKPLELPGIHEFTAMGLMNDKQIDYYDSVAKKKIPKQDWMREKLPADYWDKGTQSRKSKEQWFKVNVDILMKRMRHNNTDVHILQWKHGCEVDQQSDGTLKFIKGTDQYSYDGDDFLAFDDANMQWVAPVVQAQPTKRKWDGVQILNQYTKGYLEKECVDWLSKFMAYEDKEFSRADSPPRVYVFAKKAKTAGHVRLTCMATGFYPKDVEMHIKKNGVPLTERDGVQSTGVLPNDDDTYQIRMSVQIPEADKETYECYVDHRTLKKPIVGKWDGICCDCRSFGAVVIGAVIAIIVVLILISVVLFVLHKRGTIVIPGLRTRATDDESRTSSDSDQGSQNAGSSERGSEEDVKKSMLPQGSQGSNERLEREAMLANGVIKDGASSTDSGQGSNASLEERQC
- the LOC139373485 gene encoding class I histocompatibility antigen, F10 alpha chain-like isoform X3, encoding MYRSNFMFFVLYFSLECICLSQSDIYSLNYIYTALSKPLELPGIHEFTAMGLMNDKQIDYYDSVAKKKIPKQDWMREKLPADYWDKGTQSRKSKEQWFKVNVDILMKRMRHNNTDVHILQWKHGCEVDQQSDGTLKFIKGTDQYSYDGDDFLAFDDANMQWVAPVVQAQPTKRKWDGVQILNQYTKGYLEKECVDWLSKFMAYEDKEFSRADSPPRVYVFAKKAKTAGHVRLTCMATGFYPKDVEMHIKKNGVPLTERDGVQSTGVLPNDDDTYQIRMSVQIPEADKETYECYVDHRTLKKPIVGKWDGICCDCRSFGAVVIGAVIAIIVVLILISVVLFVLHKRGTIVIPGLRTRATDDESRTSSDSDQGSQNAGSSERGSEEDVKKSMLPQGSV
- the LOC139373485 gene encoding class I histocompatibility antigen, F10 alpha chain-like isoform X4 is translated as MYRSNFMFFVLYFSLECICLSQSDIYSLNYIYTALSKPLELPGIHEFTAMGLMNDKQIDYYDSVAKKKIPKQDWMREKLPADYWDKGTQSRKSKEQWFKVNVDILMKRMRHNNTDVHILQWKHGCEVDQQSDGTLKFIKGTDQYSYDGDDFLAFDDANMQWVAPVVQAQPTKRKWDGVQILNQYTKGYLEKECVDWLSKFMAYEDKEFSRADSPPRVYVFAKKAKTAGHVRLTCMATGFYPKDVEMHIKKNGVPLTERDGVQSTGVLPNDDDTYQIRMSVQIPEADKETYECYVDHRTLKKPIVGKWDGICCDCRSFGAVVIGAVIAIIVVLILISVVLFVLHKRGTIVIPGLRTRGYDRLILSPIRLFLSDIQWLAKVFTPLTLFLFCCLTTWN